The proteins below come from a single Burkholderia humptydooensis genomic window:
- a CDS encoding LysR family transcriptional regulator, whose amino-acid sequence MRPDQERAASLDIWLVRVLRTLLVERSVTQAALRLNQTQPAISAALRKLRDALGDPLLVRGKTGMVPTEYGASLLDAAERALRDVDFVSTPHGPFDPDTARRTFRIAAPDYLNDFFMPTLVARFRAAAPHARIEIDSLNPSLDHAAALDSGALDLVIGNWPKPDPRFVRTDLFSDTVVCLMRHDHPLARAPLTRDAYANAVHLAPAPYIGARHNAIELGLARAGIARRVAATLPYFGLVPQVLLQSDLIFTTTRRFALHYAQLLPLVVVAPPVPFPRIRCYQLRHPAPDRPTDVDWLGALMADVSAELTARGKRR is encoded by the coding sequence ATGCGACCGGATCAGGAGCGCGCCGCGTCGCTCGACATCTGGCTCGTGCGCGTGCTGCGCACGCTGCTCGTCGAGCGCAGCGTGACGCAGGCCGCGCTGCGCCTGAACCAGACCCAGCCCGCGATCAGCGCCGCGCTGCGCAAGCTGCGCGACGCGCTCGGCGACCCGCTCCTCGTGCGCGGCAAGACGGGCATGGTGCCGACCGAGTACGGCGCGTCGCTTCTCGACGCGGCCGAGCGCGCGCTGCGCGACGTCGACTTCGTCTCGACGCCGCACGGCCCGTTCGATCCCGATACCGCGCGCCGCACGTTCCGGATCGCCGCGCCCGACTATCTGAACGACTTCTTCATGCCGACGCTCGTCGCGCGCTTTCGCGCGGCCGCGCCGCACGCGCGCATCGAGATCGATTCGCTGAATCCGTCGCTCGATCACGCGGCCGCGCTCGATTCGGGCGCGCTCGATCTCGTGATCGGCAACTGGCCGAAGCCCGATCCGCGCTTCGTGCGCACCGACCTGTTCTCGGACACCGTTGTCTGCCTGATGCGGCACGACCATCCGCTCGCGCGCGCGCCGCTCACGCGCGACGCGTATGCGAACGCCGTGCATCTCGCGCCCGCGCCGTACATCGGCGCGCGGCACAACGCGATCGAGCTCGGCCTCGCGCGGGCAGGCATCGCGCGGCGCGTTGCCGCGACGCTGCCGTACTTCGGGCTCGTACCGCAGGTGCTGCTGCAATCGGATCTGATCTTCACGACGACGCGCCGCTTCGCGCTCCATTACGCGCAACTGCTGCCGCTCGTCGTCGTCGCACCGCCCGTGCCGTTTCCGCGCATCCGGTGCTATCAGCTCCGGCACCCGGCGCCCGATCGGCCGACCGACGTCGACTGGCTGGGCGCGCTGATGGCCGATGTGTCGGCGGAATTGACGGCGCGGGGGAAGCGGCGGTAG
- a CDS encoding TAXI family TRAP transporter solute-binding subunit, producing the protein MKPEPTRRHRPHRIVARFVAVSWRDLAMSIGPTVVLSIAAIWLAIALIQPAPPTSLTISAGPPGSTNWRAAQRYKQILAKNGVMLDVLESEGSAENLARLSDPARKVDVGFVQSGIEQKEKHEDLVSLGSVGYVPLAILYRGPVIERLSQFKGKRLALGAEGAGAHELGLALLKMNGIAPGGPTALLPLSGEDAARALTEGRIDAAFLSGDSTQIPVMAKLFRAPGVHFYSFAQAEAYTRRFPYLTDITLPMGVYDPGTNLPPSDIHTLSPTVELIARDTLHPALSDLLIEAAREVHGRATILQRAGEFPSPVTHSSFLLSDDAARYYKSGKTFLYRKLPFWVASLVDRLLFIVVPLIVVLIPGLRLVPALYGWRVRSRIYRWYGALIALERSALGEHTAQERIVLLDKLDDVEESVNRMKMPLAYAGQFYVLREHIGFVRERLLAREHETPQPAAAAPKAADAPPAGTRASGDA; encoded by the coding sequence ATGAAGCCAGAACCCACCCGCCGCCACCGGCCGCATCGCATCGTCGCCCGCTTCGTCGCGGTGTCGTGGCGCGATCTCGCGATGTCGATCGGGCCGACCGTCGTGCTGTCGATCGCCGCGATCTGGCTCGCGATCGCGCTGATCCAGCCCGCGCCGCCGACGTCGCTCACGATCTCCGCGGGCCCGCCCGGCAGCACGAACTGGCGCGCGGCGCAGCGCTACAAGCAGATCCTCGCGAAGAACGGCGTGATGCTCGACGTGCTCGAATCCGAGGGCTCGGCCGAAAATCTCGCGCGGCTGTCGGACCCGGCGCGCAAGGTCGACGTCGGCTTCGTGCAGAGCGGCATCGAGCAGAAGGAAAAGCACGAGGATCTCGTGTCGCTCGGCAGCGTCGGCTACGTGCCGCTCGCGATCCTCTATCGCGGGCCCGTGATCGAGCGGCTGTCGCAGTTCAAGGGCAAGCGGCTCGCGCTCGGGGCCGAGGGCGCGGGCGCGCACGAGCTCGGCCTCGCGCTCCTGAAGATGAACGGCATCGCGCCGGGCGGCCCGACCGCGCTGCTGCCGCTGTCCGGCGAGGACGCCGCGCGCGCGCTGACGGAAGGCCGCATCGACGCGGCGTTCCTGTCCGGCGACTCGACGCAGATTCCCGTGATGGCGAAGCTGTTCCGCGCGCCCGGCGTGCATTTCTATTCGTTTGCGCAGGCCGAGGCGTACACGCGGCGCTTCCCGTACCTCACCGACATCACGCTGCCGATGGGCGTCTACGATCCGGGCACGAACCTGCCGCCGTCGGACATCCACACGCTGTCGCCGACCGTCGAGCTGATCGCGCGCGACACGCTGCATCCCGCGCTGTCGGACCTGCTCATCGAGGCCGCGCGCGAAGTGCACGGCCGCGCGACGATCCTGCAGCGCGCGGGCGAATTTCCATCGCCCGTCACGCACAGCAGCTTCCTGTTGTCCGACGACGCCGCGCGCTACTACAAGTCGGGCAAGACGTTCCTGTACCGGAAGCTGCCGTTCTGGGTGGCGAGCCTCGTCGACCGGCTGCTCTTCATCGTCGTGCCGCTCATCGTCGTGCTGATTCCGGGGCTGCGGCTCGTGCCGGCGCTGTACGGCTGGCGCGTGCGCTCGCGGATCTACCGGTGGTACGGCGCGCTCATCGCGCTCGAGCGCAGCGCGCTCGGCGAGCACACCGCGCAAGAGCGCATCGTGCTGCTCGACAAGCTCGACGACGTCGAGGAATCGGTCAACCGGATGAAGATGCCGCTTGCGTACGCCGGCCAGTTCTACGTGCTGCGCGAGCACATCGGCTTCGTCCGCGAGCGGCTGCTCGCGCGCGAGCACGAGACGCCGCAGCCCGCCGCGGCCGCGCCGAAAGCCGCCGACGCGCCGCCCGCCGGCACGCGAGCGTCGGGCGACGCTTGA
- a CDS encoding 2-hydroxychromene-2-carboxylate isomerase, with the protein MTVGLDASQPIWFYDFLSPFSYLLLEQHDKWPGIAFALTPVALAELHRHWGQRPASGVPAKRVFIYRHALFRAEQLGIPFRMPPAHPFDSTRALLLAIALDSDVQAIREIFRFIWREGRDPSTPDNFAELCGRVGIAHDDDRLTSDETRAQLRRNTDDAISLGVFGVPTFWLNRQLFWGEDALPMLLYCARTPSWLESSEVRRISTLPSGLA; encoded by the coding sequence ATGACCGTCGGCCTCGACGCCTCCCAGCCGATATGGTTCTACGACTTCCTGTCGCCGTTCTCGTATCTGCTGCTGGAGCAACACGACAAATGGCCCGGCATCGCGTTCGCGCTCACGCCGGTGGCACTCGCCGAACTGCATCGCCACTGGGGCCAGCGCCCCGCGTCCGGCGTGCCCGCGAAGCGCGTCTTCATCTACCGGCACGCGCTCTTTCGCGCCGAGCAGCTCGGCATCCCGTTCAGGATGCCGCCCGCGCATCCGTTCGATTCGACGCGCGCGCTGCTGCTCGCGATCGCGCTCGATTCGGACGTCCAGGCGATCCGCGAGATCTTCCGCTTCATCTGGCGCGAGGGGCGCGATCCGTCCACGCCCGACAACTTCGCCGAGCTGTGCGGCCGCGTCGGCATCGCGCACGACGACGACCGGCTCACGTCGGACGAAACGCGCGCGCAACTGCGCCGCAACACCGACGACGCGATCTCCCTCGGCGTATTCGGCGTGCCGACGTTCTGGCTGAACCGCCAACTGTTCTGGGGCGAGGACGCGCTGCCGATGCTGCTCTATTGCGCGCGCACGCCGAGCTGGCTCGAATCGAGTGAAGTCAGGCGCATCAGCACGCTGCCGTCCGGGCTCGCATGA
- a CDS encoding nuclear transport factor 2 family protein yields MQAHQPYFDEVVAGCDAIGGWLSGDVSGPGALDALMARFAPSFTMVGTDGDVYDHAATRALFARLAGRKPGLRITFSEMRALVADAARGVVSYCEFQSDATGELPTRRSTAVFERDPRTGAVCWTHLQETFCAK; encoded by the coding sequence ATGCAAGCACATCAACCATATTTCGACGAAGTCGTCGCCGGCTGCGACGCGATCGGCGGCTGGCTCTCGGGCGACGTGTCCGGGCCCGGGGCGCTCGACGCGCTGATGGCGCGCTTCGCGCCGTCTTTCACGATGGTCGGCACCGACGGCGACGTCTACGATCACGCGGCCACGCGCGCGCTGTTCGCGCGGCTCGCCGGCCGCAAGCCCGGCTTGAGGATCACTTTTTCGGAGATGCGCGCGCTCGTCGCGGACGCGGCGCGCGGCGTCGTCAGCTACTGCGAGTTCCAGTCCGACGCGACAGGCGAGCTGCCGACGCGCCGCTCGACCGCCGTGTTCGAGCGCGACCCGCGCACGGGCGCGGTGTGCTGGACGCATCTGCAGGAAACGTTCTGCGCGAAGTGA
- the xdhB gene encoding xanthine dehydrogenase molybdopterin binding subunit, giving the protein MNQQAEPFLSFTADAGRDAFKQVHVSRPHESAHLHVSGRATYTDDIPLVAGTLHAALGLSAKPHARIVSMRLDAVRAAAGVVAVLTAADIPGANDCGPIVHDDPVLADGVVQYVGQPMFVVVAASHDAARRAARLAQIEYDELPAILTAQAARAADSYVLPPMKLARGDAPARIARAAHRDAGELTLGGQEQFYLEGQIAYAVPKEDGAMHVYSSTQHPSEMQHLVAHVLGLASHDVLVECRRMGGGFGGKESQSGLFACCAALAAWKLQRPVKLRPDRDDDMMITGKRHDFHYRYDVGYDDAGVIEGVSVDMTSRCGFSADLSGPVMTRAVCHFDNAYWLPDVSIVGRCGKTNTQSNTAFRGFGGPQGAFAIEYIVDSVARALGRDPLDVRRANLYGKTERNVTPYGQTIEDNVLPELIAEIEATSAYRARRAATRAFNAASPVLKKGIALTPVKFGIAFNVTHFNQAGALVHIYTDGSILVNHGGTEMGQGLNTKVAQVVAHELGVGFARIRVTATDTSKVANTSATAASTGSDLNGKAAQDAARQLRERLAAFAAEHVGGGNACAADVRFAHDEVRVGETAVPFEELVAHAYRARVQLWSDGFYATPKLHWDQAALRGRPFFYYAYGAAVSEVVVDTLTGEMRVLRADVLHDVGASLNPALDIGQVEGAFIQGMGWLTTEELWWNDGGKLMTHAPSTYKIPTVNDCPPDFRVKLFDNRNGEDSIHRSKAVGEPPLLLPFSVFFAIRDAIAALGDYAINPPLAAPATGESILRAVQAVRAARCDDCRDARMRNAETLRSELNRSV; this is encoded by the coding sequence ATGAATCAGCAAGCCGAACCTTTCCTGAGCTTCACCGCCGACGCCGGGCGCGACGCGTTCAAGCAGGTCCACGTGTCGCGGCCGCACGAATCCGCGCATCTGCACGTGAGCGGGCGCGCGACCTACACCGACGACATCCCGCTCGTCGCGGGCACGCTGCACGCGGCGCTCGGCCTGTCCGCGAAGCCGCATGCGAGGATCGTGTCGATGCGGCTCGACGCGGTGCGTGCGGCGGCGGGCGTCGTCGCGGTGCTGACCGCGGCCGACATTCCGGGCGCGAACGATTGCGGGCCGATCGTCCACGACGATCCGGTGCTCGCCGACGGCGTCGTCCAGTACGTCGGGCAGCCGATGTTCGTCGTCGTCGCGGCGTCGCACGATGCCGCGCGCCGCGCCGCGCGTCTCGCGCAGATCGAATACGACGAGCTGCCGGCGATCCTGACCGCGCAGGCCGCGCGCGCGGCCGACTCGTACGTGCTGCCGCCGATGAAGCTCGCGCGCGGCGACGCGCCCGCACGGATCGCGCGCGCCGCGCATCGCGACGCGGGCGAACTCACGTTGGGCGGCCAGGAGCAGTTCTATCTCGAAGGGCAGATCGCGTATGCGGTGCCGAAGGAAGACGGCGCGATGCACGTGTACAGCTCGACGCAGCATCCGAGCGAGATGCAGCATCTCGTCGCGCACGTGCTGGGCCTCGCGTCGCACGACGTGCTCGTCGAATGCCGGCGCATGGGCGGCGGCTTCGGCGGCAAGGAATCGCAATCGGGCCTGTTCGCGTGCTGCGCCGCGCTCGCCGCCTGGAAGCTGCAGCGCCCGGTGAAGCTGCGCCCCGATCGCGACGACGACATGATGATCACCGGCAAGCGGCACGACTTCCATTACCGCTACGACGTCGGCTACGACGACGCGGGCGTGATCGAGGGCGTCTCGGTCGACATGACGTCGCGCTGCGGCTTCTCCGCCGATCTGTCGGGGCCCGTGATGACGCGCGCCGTGTGCCACTTCGACAACGCGTACTGGCTGCCCGACGTGTCGATCGTCGGGCGCTGCGGGAAGACGAACACGCAGTCGAACACCGCGTTTCGCGGCTTCGGCGGCCCGCAGGGCGCGTTCGCGATCGAGTACATCGTCGACAGCGTCGCGCGCGCGCTCGGCCGCGATCCGCTCGACGTGCGCCGCGCGAACCTGTACGGCAAGACCGAGCGCAACGTGACGCCGTACGGGCAGACGATCGAGGACAACGTACTGCCCGAGCTGATCGCCGAGATCGAGGCGACGAGCGCGTATCGCGCGCGCCGCGCGGCGACGCGCGCGTTCAACGCGGCGAGCCCGGTGCTGAAGAAGGGCATCGCCCTCACGCCGGTGAAGTTCGGCATCGCGTTCAACGTCACGCATTTCAACCAGGCGGGCGCGCTCGTCCACATCTACACCGACGGCTCGATCCTCGTGAACCACGGCGGCACCGAGATGGGCCAGGGGCTCAACACGAAGGTCGCGCAGGTCGTCGCGCACGAGCTGGGCGTCGGCTTCGCGCGGATTCGCGTGACGGCGACCGATACGAGCAAGGTCGCGAACACGTCGGCGACCGCGGCGTCGACAGGCTCCGACCTGAACGGCAAGGCCGCGCAGGACGCCGCGCGCCAGTTGCGCGAGCGGCTCGCCGCGTTCGCGGCCGAGCATGTCGGCGGCGGCAACGCGTGCGCGGCCGACGTGCGCTTCGCGCACGACGAGGTGCGCGTCGGCGAGACGGCGGTGCCGTTCGAGGAGCTCGTCGCGCATGCGTATCGCGCGCGCGTGCAGCTCTGGTCGGACGGCTTCTATGCGACGCCGAAGCTGCACTGGGATCAGGCGGCGCTGCGCGGGCGGCCGTTCTTCTATTACGCGTACGGCGCGGCGGTGTCGGAAGTCGTCGTCGACACGCTGACGGGCGAGATGCGCGTGCTGCGCGCGGACGTGCTGCACGACGTCGGCGCGTCGCTGAATCCGGCGCTCGACATCGGGCAGGTGGAGGGCGCGTTCATCCAGGGGATGGGGTGGCTCACGACCGAGGAGCTGTGGTGGAACGACGGCGGCAAGCTGATGACGCACGCGCCGTCGACATACAAGATCCCGACCGTCAACGACTGTCCGCCGGACTTCCGCGTGAAGCTGTTCGACAACCGCAACGGGGAGGACAGCATTCACCGCTCGAAGGCGGTCGGCGAGCCGCCGTTGCTGCTGCCGTTCTCGGTGTTCTTCGCGATCCGCGACGCGATTGCGGCGCTCGGCGATTACGCGATCAATCCGCCGCTCGCCGCGCCCGCGACGGGCGAGTCGATCCTGCGCGCGGTGCAGGCGGTGCGCGCCGCGCGATGCGACGATTGCCGCGACGCGCGAATGCGCAACGCAGAGACGCTGCGAAGCGAATTGAACCGATCCGTATAA
- the xdhA gene encoding xanthine dehydrogenase small subunit, translated as MSEPIRFYHRRAIREVSGADVTRTVLQYLREDAHCTGTKEGCAEGDCGACTVVVGELADAGGVEFKAVNACIQFLPTLDGRALFTVEDLRQPDGALHPVQDALVECHGSQCGFCTPGFAMSMWALYARHGHDAQRADRTTPSRAQIADALTGNLCRCTGYRPIVDAAVRMFDAPPPKVHVDVAALARTLEALRREGTFHYEHAGRSFDAPRTLDALAWLKAEKPAARVLAGSTDVGLWVTKQLRDLGDVLYVGQVPELRRIAERDDWIEIGAAATLEAAYAALAAHYPELAEMWKRFASLPIRNAGTIGGNVANGSPIGDAMPGLIALGARVVLRGGDATRELPLEALYVGYQKKDMAEHELVVALKVPKRTGARANLRFRTYKLSKRFDSDISAVCAAFAFIADGDAIRAPRIAFGGMAATPKRASHAEAALADAVWDEAAALAAMRALGDDYAPLTDMRATSAYRLETAKNLLYRFWLETRPHDPLPASAVNVREVAAEPAAS; from the coding sequence ATGAGTGAGCCGATTCGTTTCTATCATCGCCGGGCGATCCGCGAAGTCAGCGGCGCGGACGTGACCCGCACGGTGCTCCAGTATCTGCGCGAGGACGCGCATTGCACCGGCACGAAGGAAGGCTGCGCGGAAGGCGATTGCGGCGCGTGCACGGTCGTCGTCGGCGAGCTCGCCGACGCGGGCGGCGTCGAGTTCAAGGCGGTCAACGCGTGCATCCAGTTCCTGCCGACGCTCGACGGCCGCGCGCTTTTCACGGTCGAGGACCTGCGCCAGCCGGACGGCGCGCTGCATCCGGTGCAGGACGCGCTCGTCGAATGCCACGGCTCGCAGTGCGGCTTTTGCACGCCGGGCTTCGCGATGTCGATGTGGGCGCTCTACGCGCGGCACGGGCACGACGCGCAGCGCGCCGATCGCACGACGCCGTCGCGCGCTCAGATCGCCGACGCGCTCACCGGCAATCTGTGCCGCTGCACCGGCTACCGGCCGATCGTCGACGCGGCGGTGCGGATGTTCGACGCGCCGCCGCCGAAGGTTCACGTCGACGTCGCCGCGCTCGCGCGCACGCTGGAAGCGCTGCGCCGCGAGGGCACGTTCCACTACGAGCACGCGGGCCGATCGTTCGACGCGCCGCGCACGCTCGACGCGCTCGCGTGGCTGAAGGCCGAGAAGCCCGCCGCGCGCGTGCTCGCGGGCAGCACCGACGTCGGCCTGTGGGTGACGAAACAGTTGCGCGATCTGGGCGACGTGCTCTATGTCGGCCAGGTGCCCGAGCTGCGCCGGATCGCCGAGCGCGACGACTGGATCGAGATCGGCGCGGCCGCGACGCTCGAGGCCGCGTATGCGGCGCTCGCCGCGCATTATCCGGAGCTCGCCGAGATGTGGAAGCGCTTCGCGTCGCTGCCGATCCGCAACGCGGGGACGATCGGCGGCAACGTCGCGAACGGCTCGCCGATCGGCGATGCGATGCCGGGCCTGATCGCGCTCGGCGCGCGGGTCGTGCTGCGCGGCGGCGACGCAACGCGCGAGCTGCCGCTCGAGGCGCTGTATGTCGGCTATCAGAAGAAGGACATGGCCGAGCACGAGCTCGTCGTCGCGCTGAAGGTGCCCAAGCGCACCGGCGCGCGCGCGAACCTGCGCTTTCGCACGTACAAGTTGTCCAAGCGCTTCGATTCCGACATCTCGGCCGTCTGCGCGGCGTTCGCGTTCATCGCCGACGGCGACGCGATCCGCGCGCCGCGCATCGCGTTCGGCGGCATGGCCGCGACGCCGAAGCGCGCATCGCACGCGGAAGCCGCGCTTGCCGACGCCGTATGGGACGAGGCCGCCGCGCTCGCCGCGATGCGCGCGCTCGGTGACGACTACGCGCCGCTCACCGACATGCGCGCGACGAGCGCGTATCGGCTCGAGACCGCGAAGAACCTGCTGTACCGCTTCTGGCTGGAGACCCGCCCGCACGATCCGCTGCCCGCGTCGGCCGTGAACGTGCGCGAAGTCGCCGCCGAGCCGGCCGCCTCCTGA
- a CDS encoding substrate-binding domain-containing protein, producing MRHPLTKPIGAALLAAAAALAQAHAAELHVMNSGGFTAAYKLLAPKFEAATGNTLDIAYGPSMGATPEAIPNRLARGEPADVVIMVGYALDKLISEGKVDPGSRVELADSRIGAVVRAGEPVPDIGTLGALKAALLQAKSVAYSDSASGVYVQNELFRRLGVEAEVRPKATMVPRIPVASKVADGAYALGFQQVSELLPVRGVTFVGKIPESLQSVTRFAGGIPVGAKHPREARALLDYLASPASADDVRKTGLDPVPAR from the coding sequence ATGAGACATCCCCTGACGAAGCCCATCGGCGCCGCGCTGCTGGCCGCGGCCGCCGCGCTCGCGCAAGCGCACGCGGCCGAGCTGCACGTGATGAATTCCGGCGGCTTCACGGCCGCGTACAAGTTGCTCGCGCCGAAGTTCGAGGCGGCGACGGGCAATACGCTCGACATCGCGTACGGCCCGTCGATGGGCGCGACGCCGGAGGCGATCCCGAACCGGCTCGCGCGCGGCGAGCCGGCCGACGTCGTGATCATGGTCGGCTATGCGCTCGACAAGCTGATCAGCGAAGGCAAGGTCGATCCGGGCTCGCGCGTCGAGCTCGCGGATTCGCGGATCGGCGCGGTCGTGCGCGCGGGCGAGCCCGTGCCCGACATCGGCACGCTCGGCGCGCTGAAGGCCGCGCTGCTGCAGGCGAAGTCGGTTGCGTACTCGGACAGCGCGAGCGGCGTCTACGTCCAGAACGAGCTCTTCAGGCGGCTCGGCGTCGAGGCCGAGGTCAGGCCGAAGGCGACGATGGTGCCGCGCATTCCGGTTGCGTCGAAGGTCGCCGACGGCGCCTATGCGCTCGGCTTCCAGCAGGTGAGCGAACTGCTGCCGGTGCGGGGCGTGACGTTCGTCGGCAAGATCCCGGAGTCGCTGCAATCGGTGACGCGCTTCGCGGGCGGGATTCCTGTCGGTGCGAAACATCCGCGCGAGGCGCGCGCGCTGCTCGACTATCTGGCGTCCCCCGCGTCGGCCGACGACGTGCGCAAGACGGGCCTCGACCCGGTGCCGGCGCGCTGA